Within the Geotoga petraea genome, the region TTTCAAGAAATAAAAAACAAAAGATCACAAAGAACTAGCAAAATGACAGTAAAAAGATCTATAGATTTATTAGTAGAATTAAAACTTTTAAGGGAAATAAAATTTGAAAATTCGGATACGAAATATGAATTTATAAGAAAAGAAGACGAACAAGATGCAGTTATGATTTGTTTAAGATGTAACAAAGCAAAAAACATCAAAATAAAGAAAAAAAAGCTCATGGAAATAATAAACGAAGATATCTCTAATTTTAGAGTAAAAAATATCTCTTTAAAAATAACCGGTTATTGCGAAGATTGTTTAACAGACAGTATAAAAGAAGATTGACATAAGTCAATCTTCTTTTTTTGTTTTCTTCTTTCTATCATTTCTCCAAGAAGTTAATAACCCTACTATAAACCCTCCAATGGTTGTTAACAGCAATAAAATTATCAAGGATATTTCACCTTTAAACCACAAAAAATTAGTCTGTACTTTATTAGTATTTTGTATAATGAGCAAAAGCAATAAAATACTGACAATTAAAATAACCGTTATTTTAAATTTTTGCATAATTACACCCCCTTATCTTCAATTATACCAGATTTAGAAATCAGAGATTTCTGTTGTTAGTTGTTGGTTGTTGGTTGTTAGTTGTTAGTTGTTGGTT harbors:
- a CDS encoding Fur family transcriptional regulator, whose translation is MTHEDILKTTLKNRKQRMTAQRELILKTFMESNGKLMSVDEVFQEIKNKRSQRTSKMTVKRSIDLLVELKLLREIKFENSDTKYEFIRKEDEQDAVMICLRCNKAKNIKIKKKKLMEIINEDISNFRVKNISLKITGYCEDCLTDSIKED
- a CDS encoding lipopolysaccharide assembly protein LapA domain-containing protein yields the protein MQKFKITVILIVSILLLLLIIQNTNKVQTNFLWFKGEISLIILLLLTTIGGFIVGLLTSWRNDRKKKTKKED